A window of the Comamonas sp. Y33R10-2 genome harbors these coding sequences:
- a CDS encoding LysR family transcriptional regulator, with product MSVFPNNVSLRQLRAFDEVARQGAFAPAARELCLTQSALSESIRQLEEALGMRLFDRTTRTVGLTSAGQAFLVDVRQAFDTLEQGFQNLGDLVALRRGKVRIAAAPSVLAVLLLPVLPALRAQHPGIEIDLIEDSAEGIAQRVQAGLVDFGVGAAHPAGGDLLTQPLVSDAMGLVARADEPLLHAKRLVAADLAHLPFVGLTTDTAISQLLAAAPGMPQNVLQPALRLSNPQLLFEAVSLGLGVTIVPALTARHPALGHLGFRLIDEPHIVRRTLLIQRPRRALSPAAQLLFDALAAQLKTLARYDGIAPD from the coding sequence ATGTCAGTTTTTCCGAATAATGTAAGTCTGCGCCAGCTGCGCGCCTTTGATGAGGTGGCGCGGCAAGGGGCGTTTGCCCCGGCGGCGCGGGAGTTGTGTTTAACGCAGTCGGCCTTGTCTGAGTCCATTCGCCAGCTTGAAGAGGCGCTAGGTATGCGCTTGTTTGACCGCACCACGCGCACCGTGGGCTTAACCAGCGCAGGGCAGGCCTTTTTGGTGGATGTACGCCAGGCGTTTGACACGCTGGAGCAAGGCTTTCAAAACCTGGGCGACTTGGTGGCCCTGCGCCGGGGCAAGGTGCGCATTGCGGCGGCGCCATCGGTGCTGGCTGTGCTACTGCTGCCGGTGTTGCCGGCTTTGCGGGCGCAGCACCCAGGCATTGAGATTGACCTGATTGAAGACAGTGCGGAAGGCATTGCCCAGCGCGTGCAAGCCGGGCTGGTGGATTTTGGAGTGGGCGCGGCCCATCCGGCGGGCGGTGATTTGCTGACGCAGCCGCTGGTAAGTGATGCGATGGGTTTGGTGGCCCGGGCTGATGAGCCTTTGCTGCATGCCAAGCGGCTGGTGGCGGCTGATCTGGCTCACCTGCCTTTTGTGGGGCTGACCACCGATACCGCCATTAGCCAGTTGCTGGCTGCAGCACCCGGTATGCCGCAAAACGTGCTGCAACCGGCGCTGCGCTTGTCTAACCCGCAACTGCTCTTTGAAGCGGTGAGCTTGGGGCTGGGCGTGACGATTGTTCCGGCGCTGACGGCGCGGCATCCAGCCTTAGGGCATTTGGGTTTTCGTCTAATCGATGAGCCGCATATTGTGCGCCGCACGCTGCTGATTCAGCGCCCGCGCCGGGCTTTGTCACCTGCAGCACAACTGCTGTTTGATGCGCTGGCTGCACAGCTCAAGACACTTGCGCGTTACGACGGCATTGCGCCGGATTAA
- a CDS encoding DUF2069 domain-containing protein, translated as MTDAPSSHASSNTCSPINQPAADVAATRWLAVGSLLALMALCVAWELWLAPIRPGGTLLFLKAAPLAFAVIGLLKRRMYTYRWMSLLVWMYFTEGVVRAWSDPAPSRWLALIEVALCVLLFIACAAHVRLRQKAAKAAIAAHAANSTNAATTNAAA; from the coding sequence ATGACCGACGCCCCCTCCTCCCACGCCTCTTCAAACACTTGCTCACCAATCAATCAGCCCGCCGCCGATGTGGCTGCCACGCGCTGGCTGGCTGTGGGCAGCTTGCTTGCGCTCATGGCGCTGTGTGTGGCGTGGGAGCTGTGGTTAGCCCCTATCCGCCCGGGCGGCACATTGCTGTTTCTTAAAGCCGCGCCGCTGGCTTTTGCGGTGATTGGTTTGCTCAAGCGCCGCATGTACACCTATCGCTGGATGAGCCTGCTGGTGTGGATGTACTTCACCGAAGGCGTGGTGCGCGCTTGGAGCGACCCGGCCCCCAGCCGCTGGCTTGCACTGATTGAGGTGGCGCTGTGCGTGCTGCTGTTTATTGCCTGCGCGGCCCATGTGCGCCTGCGCCAGAAAGCGGCTAAAGCTGCGATAGCTGCACACGCTGCCAACTCCACGAATGCAGCAACCACAAACGCTGCTGCTTAA
- a CDS encoding FAD-binding oxidoreductase — translation MTTTALLDSLRQTIGAAHVLTEGDLSAYEQDWRKRVHGKSLAVVRPGNTAEVAAVVKACAAAGVQIVPQGGNTGLSVGSTPDNSGQQVVLNLTRLNQIRSIDKDNLTFTVEAGCILQNLQELADKQGLLFPLSLAAEGSCTIGGNLGSNAGGTQVVRYGNTRDLCLGLEVVTPQGEVWDGLKGLRKDNTGYDLRDLFIGSEGTLGIITAATMKLFPQPAAQLTAFAAVPSMEAAVRLLGLAHQHLGAGLTGFEVMGQFALSLVVKHMPQLRVPFTDMGDEAPYCVLLENSDSESEQHARLRFEHLLELAFEDGCVVNAVVAESLAQAHDLWHIRESIPLAQAEEGLNIKHDISIAASRIPAFVAHADEVLKREIAGVRLVNFGHLGDGNLHYNVQVPEGLDGKQFLREKEALVNHLVYEAVDAFGGSFSAEHGVGALKTDKLEKYQSPVALQMMRAIKNALDPQGIMNPGVVLARS, via the coding sequence ATGACTACCACTGCCTTGCTTGATTCCCTGCGCCAAACCATCGGCGCCGCCCATGTGCTGACCGAGGGCGATCTGTCCGCCTACGAGCAAGACTGGCGCAAGCGCGTGCACGGCAAGTCGCTAGCCGTGGTGCGCCCCGGCAACACCGCTGAAGTGGCGGCGGTGGTCAAGGCCTGCGCTGCCGCAGGCGTGCAAATCGTGCCGCAAGGCGGCAACACCGGCCTGTCAGTGGGCTCCACGCCAGATAACAGCGGCCAGCAGGTGGTGCTGAACCTCACGCGCCTGAACCAAATTCGCTCCATCGACAAAGACAACCTGACCTTCACCGTTGAAGCGGGCTGCATTTTGCAAAACCTGCAAGAACTGGCCGATAAGCAAGGACTGCTCTTTCCCTTGTCGCTAGCTGCTGAAGGCAGTTGCACCATTGGTGGCAATTTAGGCTCCAACGCAGGCGGCACGCAGGTAGTGCGCTATGGAAATACGCGTGATTTGTGTTTGGGTCTGGAAGTCGTCACACCGCAGGGTGAGGTCTGGGACGGCCTCAAGGGCCTGCGCAAAGACAACACCGGCTATGACCTGCGCGACCTGTTTATCGGCAGCGAAGGCACGCTGGGCATCATCACCGCCGCCACTATGAAGCTGTTCCCCCAGCCAGCCGCCCAGCTCACCGCTTTCGCCGCCGTGCCCAGCATGGAAGCCGCAGTTCGCCTGCTGGGGCTGGCGCATCAACACTTGGGAGCAGGCCTGACGGGTTTTGAAGTCATGGGCCAGTTTGCGCTGAGCCTGGTCGTGAAGCACATGCCGCAACTGCGCGTTCCGTTTACCGACATGGGCGACGAAGCGCCTTATTGCGTGCTGCTGGAAAACAGCGACAGCGAGTCCGAGCAACATGCCCGCCTGCGCTTTGAGCACCTGCTTGAACTCGCTTTTGAAGATGGCTGCGTAGTCAACGCCGTCGTGGCCGAGAGCCTGGCCCAAGCCCACGACCTGTGGCATATCCGCGAGAGCATTCCGCTGGCGCAGGCCGAAGAAGGCCTGAACATCAAGCACGACATCTCGATTGCCGCATCGCGCATTCCGGCCTTTGTGGCCCATGCCGATGAAGTGCTCAAGCGCGAAATTGCTGGCGTGCGTCTGGTTAACTTCGGCCATCTGGGCGACGGCAATCTGCACTACAACGTGCAAGTGCCCGAAGGTTTGGACGGCAAGCAGTTTCTGCGCGAGAAAGAAGCGCTGGTGAACCACTTGGTTTATGAAGCAGTCGATGCCTTTGGCGGCTCCTTCTCCGCCGAGCATGGCGTGGGCGCACTCAAGACCGATAAGCTGGAAAAATACCAGTCCCCCGTGGCCCTGCAAATGATGCGCGCTATCAAAAATGCACTGGATCCGCAAGGCATCATGAACCCCGGCGTGGTGCTGGCGCGCAGCTGA